The Virgibacillus phasianinus genome includes a window with the following:
- a CDS encoding TraB/GumN family protein encodes MSEENITRISIDGKEYILIGTAHVSKHSAEQVKEVIDAENPDSVCIELDEQRYQSIMEGNKWKEMDIFKVIKEKKATLLLMNLAISSFQKRMAKQLGINAGQEMIQGIESAKEIDADLVLADRNIQTTFSRIWHGIGLKGKGMLLMSVIAGIFNKESITEEELEKMKSQDMLNSMLHEFTEHFPKLKTPLIDERDQYLSQKIKDAPGDKVVAVLGAAHVPGIKEEIKKEHDLERLSEVPPKSKIPKIIAWSIPVLFIAIIAYTFYSNPEAALQQTISWVLWNGALSAIGVAIAFGHPLAIITAFIAAPITSLDPITAAGWFAGFVQAYFVRPKVGDFESLSEDVFSVKGFWNNKVTRVLLVVVMANLGSSLGTFIGGADVVRLFIQNL; translated from the coding sequence ATGTCCGAAGAAAATATCACCAGAATTTCAATAGATGGTAAGGAATATATATTGATTGGCACTGCGCATGTATCAAAACACAGTGCGGAGCAGGTTAAAGAAGTAATAGATGCTGAAAATCCGGATTCCGTTTGTATAGAACTCGATGAACAACGATACCAATCGATTATGGAGGGGAACAAATGGAAGGAGATGGATATCTTTAAGGTAATAAAAGAAAAAAAGGCTACATTGCTTTTAATGAATCTTGCTATTTCCTCTTTTCAAAAACGCATGGCAAAGCAATTAGGTATTAATGCCGGTCAGGAAATGATTCAGGGAATAGAGTCAGCGAAGGAAATCGATGCTGACCTCGTACTCGCTGACCGGAATATCCAGACAACCTTCTCGCGTATCTGGCATGGAATAGGACTAAAGGGAAAAGGTATGCTCCTCATGTCTGTTATCGCGGGTATTTTTAATAAAGAAAGCATTACAGAAGAAGAGCTGGAGAAAATGAAATCACAGGATATGCTTAATTCAATGCTGCATGAATTTACCGAGCATTTTCCCAAGCTAAAAACGCCCTTAATTGATGAACGGGACCAATATTTATCGCAGAAAATTAAAGATGCCCCAGGGGATAAGGTTGTAGCAGTCTTGGGAGCTGCGCATGTTCCGGGTATTAAAGAAGAAATTAAAAAAGAGCATGATTTGGAACGGCTATCAGAAGTTCCTCCCAAATCAAAGATTCCTAAAATTATTGCCTGGTCCATTCCAGTCCTATTTATTGCGATTATTGCTTATACCTTCTATTCCAATCCGGAAGCTGCACTCCAACAGACAATTAGCTGGGTGCTGTGGAATGGGGCGTTATCCGCAATAGGGGTTGCTATTGCTTTTGGGCATCCACTCGCCATTATTACGGCTTTTATCGCGGCACCAATAACATCGCTTGATCCAATCACCGCGGCGGGTTGGTTCGCTGGATTTGTCCAAGCCTATTTCGTTCGCCCGAAAGTAGGCGACTTTGAAAGCCTATCGGAAGATGTCTTTAGTGTAAAAGGTTTCTGGAATAATAAGGTTACCCGCGTTTTGCTTGTGGTTGTTATGGCAAATTTAGGGAGTTCACTCGGAACTTTCATCGGCGGGGCAGATGTAGTTCGTTTGTTCATACAGAATTTATAA
- a CDS encoding PrkA family serine protein kinase, with protein MDILNKVKSYRDEERRLMWEGTFAEYLEIVKERPEVAQTAHSRVYNMIKSSGLTERDGNKMYQFFGEEIFGLEEAIERLVEEYFHPAAKRLDVRKRILLLMGPVSGGKSTIVTMIKRGLEQYSRTDEGAVYAIKGCPMHEDPLHFIPNHLRDDFYDEYGIRIEGSLSPLNQLRLDQEYDGNMENVMVERIFFSEDRRVGIGTFSPSDPKSQDIADLTGSIDFSTIAEYGSESDPRAYRFDGELNKANRGMMEFQEILKCDEKFLWHLLSLTQEGNFKAGRFALISADELIIAHTNEAEYRSFISNKKNEALHSRIIVMPIPYNLRVSQEERIYEKMINESDMKHVHIAPHALRVAAIFSILTRLNASKKQGVDLVKKMRLYDGEIVEGYNQVDVDELRKEFPEEGMNGIDPRYVINRISSTIIRKEVPSINALDVLRSLKDGLDQHASISQEDREDFMNYIAVARKEYDEIAKKEVQKAFVYSYEESAKTLMNNYLDNVEAYCNKNRLRDPLTGEEMNPDEKLMRSIEEQIGISENAKKAFREEILIRISAYARKGKRFDYTSHERLREAIQKKLFADLKDVVKITTSSQTPDESQLKKVNEVIARLIDEYGYNSISANELLRYVGSLLNR; from the coding sequence TTGGATATATTAAATAAGGTGAAGAGCTACAGGGACGAAGAAAGACGGTTAATGTGGGAAGGAACATTTGCGGAGTATTTAGAGATTGTGAAGGAGAGGCCTGAGGTTGCCCAAACTGCCCATTCACGCGTTTATAATATGATCAAAAGTTCTGGTTTGACGGAGAGAGACGGCAATAAAATGTACCAGTTCTTTGGCGAGGAAATTTTTGGACTGGAGGAAGCAATTGAACGATTGGTTGAAGAATACTTTCATCCAGCAGCAAAGCGACTTGACGTCAGGAAACGGATTCTCTTATTAATGGGACCCGTCAGTGGTGGTAAGTCGACAATTGTGACCATGATTAAGCGTGGTTTGGAGCAGTATTCCAGAACTGATGAGGGTGCAGTTTATGCGATCAAGGGATGTCCAATGCATGAGGATCCATTGCACTTTATTCCTAACCATTTGCGGGATGACTTCTATGATGAATATGGTATTCGCATTGAGGGAAGCTTATCACCACTCAATCAGCTGCGGCTTGACCAGGAGTACGATGGAAATATGGAAAATGTAATGGTGGAAAGAATCTTTTTCTCAGAGGATCGCCGTGTAGGGATTGGTACATTTAGTCCGTCTGATCCGAAGTCACAGGATATTGCTGATTTAACGGGCAGTATTGACTTCTCAACAATTGCCGAATATGGTTCAGAGTCTGATCCCCGGGCATATCGCTTTGATGGTGAATTGAACAAGGCCAATCGGGGAATGATGGAATTTCAGGAGATTTTAAAATGTGATGAGAAGTTTCTATGGCATTTGCTGTCGCTGACCCAAGAAGGAAATTTTAAAGCGGGAAGATTTGCCTTGATATCCGCTGATGAACTTATTATTGCTCATACAAACGAAGCGGAGTACCGTTCCTTTATTTCAAACAAGAAGAATGAGGCGCTCCATTCACGAATTATTGTTATGCCAATTCCGTATAACCTGCGCGTGAGCCAGGAAGAACGAATCTATGAAAAAATGATCAATGAAAGCGATATGAAGCATGTGCATATTGCACCACACGCACTGCGGGTTGCAGCTATATTCTCCATTCTTACGAGGTTGAATGCTTCTAAAAAGCAAGGGGTTGACCTGGTAAAGAAAATGCGGCTTTATGATGGGGAGATTGTAGAAGGATATAACCAGGTTGATGTTGATGAACTAAGAAAAGAATTTCCAGAAGAGGGGATGAATGGGATTGACCCTCGGTATGTAATCAACCGAATTTCATCAACGATCATTCGTAAGGAGGTTCCTTCAATCAATGCGCTGGATGTTTTGCGTTCGTTGAAAGATGGGCTTGATCAGCATGCCTCCATTTCCCAAGAGGACCGGGAAGATTTCATGAATTATATTGCTGTAGCACGAAAAGAATATGACGAAATTGCCAAGAAGGAAGTACAGAAGGCATTCGTGTATTCGTATGAAGAGTCTGCGAAAACGTTGATGAACAACTACCTTGATAATGTGGAAGCATATTGCAATAAAAATAGATTACGAGATCCATTAACTGGCGAAGAAATGAATCCAGATGAAAAGCTGATGCGCTCAATAGAAGAGCAAATTGGCATATCGGAAAATGCCAAAAAGGCTTTTCGAGAGGAAATTCTCATCCGTATTTCCGCCTATGCCAGAAAGGGTAAACGCTTTGATTACACTTCTCATGAGCGTTTGCGCGAAGCCATCCAAAAGAAACTATTTGCAGATTTAAAAGATGTAGTCAAAATTACTACCTCATCACAAACACCGGATGAATCGCAGCTTAAGAAGGTTAACGAAGTGATTGCACGATTAATTGATGAGTATGGTTATAATTCTATTTCAGCAAACGAATTACTGCGGTATGTTGGAAGCTTGCTTAATAGATAA
- the yhbH gene encoding sporulation protein YhbH, with product MEEESKSSFVVSKENWSLHRKGLQDQKRHMDKVKDAIKNNLPDLVSEERIIMSNGRDVIKIPIRSLDEYKIRYNYDKSKHVGQGDGDSQVGDVVAREPGDGQGKSGAGKGKQAGDQPGSDYYEAEVSLAELEEALFNELELPNLQQKEQAEIKNEKIEFNDVRKKGLMGNVDKKRTILTALKRNAREGVPGITPIYNDDLRFKTWNDVTKPESKAVVLAMMDTSGSMGTFEKYIARSFFFWMTRFLRTKYETVEIEFIAHHTEAKVVTEEAFFSKGESGGTICSSAYLKALDLIDEKYQPSRFNIYPFHLSDGDNIASDNARCRKLVEEMMDVSNMFGYGEINERSRNTTLMNAFRAIDNPKFRQFILKDKRDVYHAMKSFFRKEEALV from the coding sequence ATGGAAGAAGAAAGTAAAAGTAGTTTTGTCGTCTCCAAGGAAAACTGGTCCCTCCATCGCAAAGGCTTACAGGATCAAAAAAGGCATATGGATAAAGTGAAAGACGCTATTAAAAATAACCTACCAGATCTCGTAAGTGAAGAAAGGATTATCATGTCAAATGGCCGTGATGTTATTAAAATCCCAATCCGGTCGTTAGATGAATATAAAATCCGGTACAACTATGATAAATCAAAACATGTTGGCCAGGGTGATGGAGATAGTCAGGTTGGTGATGTCGTTGCTCGTGAACCGGGCGACGGCCAAGGAAAGAGCGGTGCTGGAAAAGGAAAACAGGCTGGAGATCAACCTGGTTCAGATTATTATGAAGCAGAAGTATCACTGGCAGAATTAGAGGAAGCCTTGTTTAATGAATTGGAGCTCCCAAATCTGCAGCAAAAGGAACAGGCTGAAATTAAGAATGAAAAAATTGAATTTAACGATGTCCGTAAAAAAGGGTTAATGGGCAACGTGGATAAAAAGCGAACGATTCTGACTGCATTAAAGCGGAATGCCCGTGAAGGAGTTCCGGGAATCACGCCGATTTATAACGATGACCTCCGATTTAAGACGTGGAATGATGTGACAAAGCCGGAATCGAAAGCAGTTGTGCTTGCGATGATGGATACAAGTGGATCAATGGGTACTTTTGAAAAGTATATCGCCAGAAGCTTCTTTTTCTGGATGACAAGATTTTTGCGAACGAAATATGAAACAGTTGAAATCGAATTTATTGCCCATCATACAGAAGCTAAAGTTGTGACAGAGGAAGCGTTTTTCTCAAAAGGAGAAAGTGGTGGAACAATCTGTTCATCAGCTTATTTAAAGGCACTGGATCTTATTGATGAAAAATACCAGCCGTCACGGTTTAATATTTATCCGTTTCATCTATCAGATGGTGATAACATTGCCTCCGATAACGCAAGATGCAGGAAACTTGTAGAAGAGATGATGGACGTTTCAAATATGTTTGGGTATGGGGAAATCAATGAAAGAAGCCGGAATACAACATTAATGAATGCATTTAGAGCGATTGATAATCCGAAATTCCGCCAATTTATCTTAAAGGATAAACGTGATGTATATCATGCAATGAAAAGTTTTTTCAGAAAAGAAGAGGCCCTCGTTTAA
- a CDS encoding SpoVR family protein gives MKALQRSIDEITEIASGFGLDFYPMRYEICPADIIYTFGAYGMPTRFTHWSFGKQFHKMKLQYDLGLSQIYELVINSNPCYAFLLDTNSLIQNKLIVAHVLAHCDFFKNNVRFSNTRRDMVESMTATAERIADYEMTYGKDEVEQFLDAILSIQEHIDPSIVRPKLNVNDVEADEKREQTRPTTAYDDLWSLDQDKSDNKPVIDNKKKKFPLNPEKDILLFIEENSRELENWQRDILTMMREEMLYFWPQLETKIMNEGWASYWHQRILREMDLTSDEAVEFASLNANVVQPSKQQINPYYLGIKIYEDIEERYNHPTKEMLELGIEPNSGREKIFEVREVESDISFIRNYLTKELVQREDMYLFEKQGRDYKITEKDYEQVRDQLIHMRVNGGFPYISVDNGDYMRNGELYLMHGYEGTELNLPYLEHVLPYIYQLWGRTVHMETYVEEKKVKYSFDGKRVQRHYL, from the coding sequence ATGAAGGCGCTCCAACGCTCAATTGACGAAATTACGGAAATTGCATCCGGATTTGGACTTGATTTTTATCCAATGCGGTATGAAATTTGTCCTGCCGATATTATTTATACATTTGGTGCATATGGTATGCCGACAAGATTTACCCATTGGAGTTTTGGTAAACAGTTTCACAAAATGAAGCTGCAGTATGACCTTGGCCTGAGTCAAATTTATGAGCTAGTTATTAACTCAAATCCGTGCTACGCATTTTTACTTGATACAAACAGCTTAATTCAGAATAAACTTATTGTTGCCCATGTGCTCGCCCATTGTGACTTTTTTAAGAATAATGTTCGTTTCTCCAACACAAGGAGAGACATGGTCGAGAGTATGACTGCAACAGCAGAACGAATTGCTGATTATGAAATGACTTATGGAAAAGATGAGGTGGAGCAGTTCTTGGATGCCATTCTATCAATTCAGGAACATATTGACCCATCGATTGTAAGACCAAAGCTAAATGTTAATGATGTAGAAGCGGATGAAAAGAGAGAACAAACACGGCCAACAACTGCTTACGATGATTTATGGAGTCTTGATCAGGATAAGTCTGATAATAAACCAGTAATTGATAATAAAAAGAAAAAGTTCCCACTTAATCCGGAAAAGGATATATTATTATTTATTGAAGAGAACAGCCGGGAACTGGAGAACTGGCAGCGCGATATTCTAACCATGATGCGCGAGGAAATGCTGTATTTCTGGCCGCAGCTTGAAACGAAAATCATGAACGAGGGCTGGGCATCATACTGGCATCAACGGATTTTACGAGAAATGGATTTAACATCGGATGAAGCAGTGGAGTTTGCTTCATTGAATGCGAATGTTGTGCAGCCATCTAAACAGCAAATTAATCCCTATTATCTTGGAATCAAGATCTATGAAGATATTGAGGAGCGTTACAATCATCCAACGAAAGAAATGCTGGAATTGGGTATTGAACCAAACTCAGGCAGAGAGAAAATATTCGAAGTACGGGAAGTTGAATCAGATATTTCGTTCATCCGGAATTATTTAACGAAGGAACTTGTACAAAGGGAAGATATGTACCTATTTGAAAAACAGGGCCGTGATTACAAAATTACCGAGAAGGATTACGAGCAGGTAAGGGACCAGCTGATCCACATGCGGGTTAATGGAGGATTTCCATATATAAGTGTCGATAATGGAGATTATATGCGAAATGGCGAGCTTTATCTGATGCATGGCTATGAAGGAACAGAACTGAATCTGCCTTATTTGGAACATGTACTCCCGTATATCTATCAATTATGGGGCCGAACCGTCCACATGGAAACATATGTAGAGGAAAAGAAGGTTAAATATTCGTTCGATGGGAAGAGAGTGCAGCGTCATTATTTGTAG
- a CDS encoding NADPH-dependent FMN reductase, with the protein MTIRIKAVIGSTSSTSYNLKLVEYMKNRYADQLDITPVFINDLENFSIDIENDAPENVRKFKADVKDSDAVLFATPEYNFSIPGAMKNAIDWFSRGGDFVLKDKPAFIVGSSMGVLGSVRAQLHLREILSNPALSPTLLPGNEVYIGSIHEKMNEAGELTDKGTIEFLDLVVKNFIEFYDKTNALVEV; encoded by the coding sequence ATGACAATTAGAATTAAAGCAGTTATTGGTAGTACAAGCTCTACATCTTACAACTTAAAGCTAGTAGAATATATGAAAAACCGTTACGCAGATCAATTAGACATTACCCCTGTCTTTATTAATGACCTTGAAAACTTTTCAATTGATATCGAAAATGATGCTCCGGAAAATGTCAGGAAATTTAAAGCTGATGTCAAAGATTCCGATGCTGTTTTATTTGCAACACCTGAATATAACTTCTCCATTCCTGGTGCGATGAAAAATGCAATTGACTGGTTTTCACGTGGCGGCGACTTCGTTTTAAAAGACAAACCTGCTTTTATCGTAGGCTCATCAATGGGGGTATTGGGAAGTGTTCGTGCTCAATTACACTTAAGAGAAATTTTATCAAACCCTGCATTATCGCCTACCCTGTTGCCGGGTAACGAAGTATATATTGGTTCCATTCATGAGAAAATGAATGAGGCTGGTGAACTAACTGATAAAGGCACCATTGAATTTTTAGATTTGGTTGTGAAAAACTTTATTGAATTCTACGATAAAACAAATGCTTTGGTTGAAGTTTAA
- a CDS encoding pirin family protein translates to MAKQASRFQRDIKDHWYVSYNKNGYPHVQQGFVLNPERLQEWDPFVLMADDWFKRGTFSDHPHRGFQTITYVIDGRLEHIDNAGGHSILDAGDVQYMNAGWAARHAEEAVDDDLIHTLQLWLNLPKSLKNSDTSYQDIRLEDVPTVPFEGGAVKVYAGTIADVIGPLESMVPITMSEISIGKGGTYTHRIPENHNAFLYVLSGELEFGKSKTAIKKTGAAHLTFNENGSLESELPIKANERSKVLIYSGVPINEKVAAHGPFVMNTMEEIQQAFRDFQAGKFGPPAV, encoded by the coding sequence ATGGCCAAACAAGCTTCGAGGTTCCAAAGAGATATAAAAGACCATTGGTATGTGAGCTATAACAAAAACGGGTACCCCCACGTCCAGCAGGGATTTGTATTAAATCCCGAACGACTGCAAGAGTGGGATCCTTTTGTTTTAATGGCTGATGATTGGTTTAAGCGTGGCACTTTTTCCGACCATCCTCATCGTGGTTTTCAAACAATCACCTATGTGATTGATGGGAGATTGGAGCACATTGATAATGCTGGTGGACATTCTATTTTAGATGCTGGTGACGTTCAATATATGAATGCTGGTTGGGCGGCTCGGCATGCGGAAGAAGCAGTCGATGATGATTTAATTCACACGCTGCAATTGTGGCTGAATCTGCCAAAGTCACTAAAGAATTCAGATACATCCTACCAGGATATCCGTTTAGAAGATGTTCCCACAGTTCCATTTGAAGGTGGAGCAGTAAAGGTATACGCAGGTACTATTGCAGATGTAATAGGTCCTCTTGAAAGTATGGTTCCAATCACTATGTCAGAAATTAGTATTGGTAAAGGGGGAACTTATACGCATCGCATTCCTGAAAACCATAATGCGTTTTTATACGTTCTGTCTGGAGAGCTAGAATTTGGTAAAAGTAAAACAGCAATAAAAAAAACGGGTGCAGCTCATCTCACCTTTAATGAAAACGGCTCTTTAGAAAGTGAATTACCTATTAAAGCAAATGAACGTTCAAAAGTGCTGATATATTCTGGTGTGCCCATTAATGAGAAGGTTGCAGCCCACGGTCCATTTGTTATGAACACAATGGAAGAAATACAACAGGCCTTTCGTGATTTTCAAGCAGGCAAATTTGGCCCACCGGCCGTTTAA